The genomic interval GGGCTAAATGGTCGAAGGGTACGGCTGGCACTATACCCTACCCCCAACAAAACCCGATGCATTTGTATGAGTGCATTTGAGGCAAAGTGCTGCTAATGGACGGAACTAATGTTGTCAATTTACATTGGGGAAGCTACCAGCTAGCATACTGCAGTAGTTCAGTTGAGATCATTCAAAGGGTCACCCTGCTACAGTCGGTACTCTACAGATGGTACCTACGATTTCGATAAATCGAAATCCTTCCAAAAGATCGTATCAAAGTTTCTATCACTTCATCTCTATAATAtgcaataatataataatatagaaTATTATTCATATCGAAATTTCTGGAGCTTGATTAACTTTTTCGATCACTAATAGTTTGATTTATGGATGACCCACTGCCAGCTCGAGCTTCGATTTGAATCACCCGCACTGACAATGCCTCAAAATCACCTAAATCATCTTCAAGCTTTCCAATTACGCATGCATCAtcacacatgtgtgtgtatatatatacatacctctatatctatatatacgTGTGCACATAAATACTTGTTCGACTTATCAGCGAAATGAGGTCATTCCTTGTTAGACGCTGGCAATTTCAAGACCATTTTTGGCtaattttttggcattttggcgCGCGGAGATAAAATCTTGGCATCGCAGCGCCAAATAAAGTCAATGCAGCTTCCAAACACTAATGCGCACACCCATGCAAAAGtggattttggtttttttttggcaatttgtttaatgtgctcttgttgttgttgctgttgttgtttgtttggcgctttatattttttgggtGGGGGGTCtgcttgttgttattgttattttgtaCTTACTTTGCGCTGGGCCTCGGCGGCAAAACCAGACTTCGCTGCACGGTTGGACGCCATAGTTATTTTGGTGAAGAAACGGGTTTGCAGGGAGCTAAAATGTAGGTTGGTCTTGGGCTGAATTGCACCACTGTCCACTGGAATGTGTTTGTCGCGGAATAAATCGGAGGGAGCGCAAGGGTTAAGGCCAAGTTGGTTTGGGCTACGTCCGTTCGCAACGAGAGCTTACTACGTTATGAAAGGCGTCCGAAACTGGAAGACCGAGGAAACCTTCCTAACCGCTCAGTGTTGGTTAGTGCTCTAGTTATTGTACCTAGGTTAGGTACAACATTAGCAATAGGCGAACTAAGAAATTAGGTCATTGACACATGTTGTAGCTTTGGTATGCTAGTCTGCTTAATGTATATTCCAGTGAAATTcaacattttcattaattatgaAGTAAATAAAACCTGTAAGCTGAAGCGTACGTAAGTATCTGACATACAGTTCACAGCACTGGCAAGAGAGTAAGAAAAGCTCCAAGCtgcgctctcgctctcttgTGTTTGCGGCTTATCAGCGTCAGCTGATTTGTTGTGATGGCATTGGTGATGTCATACCGCTTTTTTAACGGCagttgtattttaaaataataagcCAAGGCACTATCGAGCACTGGAAAAAACTACACCTCTGTTAGTATACAAAATTTCTATTGCATTAGAATTTTGAGAAGTAACTCTTGTTTACCAAAGGTTTCGTAAAGATCATCTGACTGATTTTGAATTCCTTAATGCACCTGTtgccttttctttttaaaataagtaaacatTTCAAGTACAACTTTTTGAAAGTGTACTAACTATTCGATAAGAGTAAAGTTCCATTGGTAACTTCCCGTGTTCCCGCTTATCGAGAGGGTCTGCAGCAGCATTCCGTTCTGATGACAATGACATTTTGGGGGACTTTCTGGAAGCCAAGAAGTAGCAAATCGAATTCGAATGGTTGCCTTGAGAATTAGTTACAGTTTAttcacataaatatatattttgtttaatcgtataaattatgcaattgTTGTTTTACGATAAGAAGCGAATTTCTTTAGTGTTTCAGTGTGGTTCTAAATAAATAGGGGAATTGCTTGTATAATTTGTTGTTCTATTTGTCGTgttggatttttgtttttttttttgttttctgtgtggGTGTTGGTGTGTGATATTTAATATTAGAAATACATAATTCAGCTTGATCTTTTAAGGTTTGTTATGTTGGTAGCATACACATTGGACTTATGTGGgcttgtcttttgttttgattataTCGCCATTAGGTTTATAACATAGGAAAGCAGTAATTAACTAGAAGTTAGGGCTTATTAGTTGCATACACATATTgccattataataatattattctATTAACGGTTTTCGCATGCGAATCTGCCTGCTATATCTGTTTTACAACCGATCTACATCGATCATGCATCCTACTAATTGTTAAGGCCCTTTCGCTCAGATACAAGTGGGTGTTGTGAGTTTCGTAGACTATGGGGGATGATATTTAATATGTATGTTGTATATAAATCGATTCATTTTTTACACTCTGTTATGCATGCTTTTGAGGGGGACGactctttaaaaaataatcatcataatttatttttgcacatggataaatacaaattacaaatataaatgtgtatatatataaaaaattgtttaccaaaaaatatatacgtaGACGCAAAATAGACGCAATAATATACAGAGAACTTTCCTATAATAAAGGGTGGTGACATAAGCATAATCAGATTTGGGACTCCTACTACAAATAGTACAACGTGGTACAACAACTGCCATTTCCACTAGACCTAGGCATGTGTATATCAAGCACTGACATCTGTGATTACAGTGGGTGTATATATCCGCGTATAATTGTTTCATTGTTTGCAGGCTACCTATATATCTGCTCAACTAACTGCGAACAGTATCAgcaaataatttcaattgaatttccttatttccttttttctattttttttttcgtttgtttcgttttgttttaataaataatacctCACGATTCGTTGGCTCAACGTAGTAAACTTAACTTACAAAACAACTGTGCAAAGTtgggcaaaaaaataaagagggGCGTCGGATGCCCTCCTAGCAGTGAGGCGCTGTATATGTGGATGGGTAAATGGTATGTGGATACCGCGTCTTCGTATTCTTTTATTGCTTGCTCGGGACCCGGCACACACAATTTGATCTGGGTGCCCCGTAGAATCTCGCGTTGTTGTTTATACTAGGGGTTTGTCTactaattttatataattttcaattatataCGCTGCTTCGTCGTCGGCCCAGGCGATTATCCTGCTCTCTGGCTTAAGTTATACTCAATGTAAGCATGCACTTTCAACTTTTGAAGCGAGTTTGTAATTATATTAGATCGAAACGCAACGATTCGAATCGAAAATTGCATCAaatgttctttttttgttttagcttaGTTGAAGTACTTCACAAACAGATTTCTTTGATATTAAATTGCTTCGCAAACGATCCCCGATCTCTGGGAAGGATCTCCTCCATATCTCACGCTTTCTCTTTTAGGGTTTAGGGTTTGTCTTAGTTCTTAACTAATTTTTATCTGCAGCTGCTCGGGATCGGTCTTATCGTTACTCCcgttctgattctgattcagATCTATCTATGTAATGTGTACGTTTAAATATATAGGTTTTTATAAGCTTTTACGTTTTCCTGTTTTTAGTAACCATAATTTGTCGCACTCTCTACTCGCATTCCTATATAGATCTCAtcctataaataaatactccGACTCCACACACATTTAGCTATATCAAGATTAAGGTTTAGAAAACAATCAGTTTGGTTTCCTCATCCAATTCACAGCAGCGATATATCTAAGTTGGTAAAAACAATATCAATTAAGGACTATTGCGAgcaagaaataaaatcaatggTACCTTTATTCTCGTGACTATCAGCAGTGACTAGCGTGGTGGTTGCCGCTGTGCTCGTCAGcaagctgttgttattgttcaGGTGTAGATCTTGTGACTCGATGCTGAGGTCTATCAGCTGGGTGGCGACCGGAGCGACTACGTCCTGCAGCAGATTGATGTCACTAAAGAGTACAttaaagttaataataatttaatgcAAGCCACTGCTCTCTACTCACTTCTTGTTGTTGACATTCTCGATGTGTCCATTGCCATTGGCAACCGCCGGCACAGCGTTGGTGCCCTCGAAGTCCACCAGCAACTTGCCGTTGCTCACCTGCTGCAGATTCTTGGCATTCTCATCGATGATCATTGTGGAGAAGCTGTTGATGAGCGAGTTCTCCTTGTCTAGCACCGATTGCTCATACATCGCCTGATTGTTCGGCGGCTCCTGGACAGTTACCGGTGCCGTTGGCGCTGGTGTGGAATCCACTGTGCTGGGCGAGCCCTCAGCcgagttgttgctgctcccgGTGACgctactgttgctgctgctattaTTCTCTGGAGCCGGTGCGGCAGGAGCTGCTTTGTCGTTAGCGTCCTGAAAATTGACATTTTAATACGCTTAATGAATTTTAGATTAGTGCTGCTAGTTCTTACCTTCGAGGGTGTGGTGGCAGCGCCTCCCTTGCGGGTACGCAGCATGATGGCCTCCACGCGCTTGCGGCGTTCCTCGCGCTCCTTCTCCTCCCGCTTAAGGCGCTCGGCAACCTCGACGCGCTGCTTCTCTGCCTCCTCCTTTGCCTTCTTCTCGGCCTCCTCACGCTCCACGCGCTGTTTCTCCTCATCCTCGCGCCGTCgtttctcctcctcctcacgCTGTTGGGCTTCCTATGAAGCGAAGTGAGTAATAAATTAGAGtcctttgttttctttgtttccGATTGGGCGTCGCCAACTTACCTCGATGGCCTTGCGCAGGCGCTCCTCCTCCCCGCGACGCTGTTCCTCGGCCAGGCGAGTGGACTCCTCCTCAAACAGGCGTTGGCGTTCCGCCTCCTCCTCTTGGGCTTTGATCTCTGCGAGGCGTTCAGCCTCCAGTCGTTGGCGCTCTAATTCCGCCTGTCGTTCGGCCTCCTCGCGGGCCAGGCGTCGTCTCTCGGCCAAAGCGGCCTTGGCCTCCTCCTCGGTCGTGATCTTCTTGGCCATCATCGAAGCAGTCATTAGATCAGCACCCTCTGGTGGGGTCAGTTCCCGCACCTCGGAGTTCTCCTTGCTGCGCGATGGTTTTTTGGGCACAGCCTGCTCTTGCGGCTTAGACACCTCCTTTTCAGTGCCCTCATCGGATTTTTCCTCAACATTAACTGAGGTAACCAAAGCTTCGGGCACAGATTCCTCCACTAACgtttgctcctcctcctgacGCGCCACTTCCTCCGTTTTCTCCGTGTTCAATGCTTCCTTCTCAGCCTTGCTCACTGATGGAACAGCAACAGGAGCCTCGGTAGGAACTTCAGCCTCAGGAACTGGCTCATCTGCCGGAGTCTTCTCAACCTCCTTGGCCACACCATTCTGCTCGGGAACGGGAGCGGAAACGGGTGCAGCCGGGGCAGGAGCCGCTTTTGTGATGGTGGAGGTACTGCTGCTGGTGACAATCATTGACCTAGTCATTGCAGAGGTATCCTTGGTTTTCGGTTCCTTGGTAAGCCTACTGATGCGCTCGGAACTGGCCGTGCGGCTTGGCAGAGCCTTTGAAGCTGATGCAGCCTTGGGTACCGGAGGTTCCTACAGTTTAAAATACAGTTTAATAAACGTAATGGGTTTTAAAGGACTGAGAATCTTACCCGCTTCGATGGCGTCTTTTTCTCGGCGCTGCTCAGCCGCGATGAGCTGGAGGTCACGATCAGGGAGGTGGACATCAGGTTTGCAGTTCGTTTGGGTGTCGTTTGTGCGGATGGCGAGGCGGCTGTCGTCTTCACGGGCGGCTTTTGATCCCTCTTGAGTTTGTTAATCTCTGCGAGGATTATATGGTTTTATATCTGTTGTTCCAAGTGTTCTTTAAGTGGACTTACCCTCGAGGGACATGCCCGTTCCGGCGATACTGGCGGGCCTCGGTTTCCGGGGTGCTGTTGCAGGTCGCCTGGGCACCATCCCGGATGTGGACATGTTTGTCGATGTGGACATGGCGCTGCCGGGCCTTGAGCTATTGAAGTGTCCGCCGGGCGTGGCATTTCCCGATCGCGAGCCTAGAGATTCCAGATATCGTTAGAACAGTTACGGAATGAGGGATTATAGGGGGTAATGGGTGTCAATATGGATGAGCTTATGTGGAGCACCAAATAAAGCGTACGTGAGTAGTGACCGTCACCAGAGTACCATTATTGCAGGGGGGAAACACAGGGAAACACAAAACCAAATGTAGGACACAAGTTAACCAAAGTACCAACAGACAAGATATATAGATTCCAATTCTTACACATATAGCGAGCGAACATAATGAGGATACAGAACATAAAACCAATGAACTAAGATCATATACCTAGTACACCGACTCAACTGAGCCCATAAATACTTATGTTTATATGCGTATTCAATGTTATGATTATGgctaaaatgttaaataaatagaaatcaaaatgataataatgataacaattaaataaatgtaatttattaaataagacCCGACCGAAGCAAGTGTAACTATGGATACATACGAACGAAACGACCGACAGACGGCGACAGGCAGCAAACAATATGGGCCAGGGAAGCTCCAAAAAGGATCTATTATGATAATATGATGGTGATGATCTCGAATTATTTTGGAATTTTGACAAACACGGCGGTTTAAAAACCATAACGTTTcttaaatgttttctttaaatCGAATCATATGAAAAGACCATGTGGTAATATCACATAAACGGACTTGCGGATGGAACTGATGACTCGCATCAAAGGTTTTATAAACCGCATGAGAGATGGGAAGTGGATCACAAATTGCTGCTCAAATGAACTAAAGACAACCTCGATCGGTCGTTCTTCGTATGTCCTCTATGCACCGAGGGAACCGGGTAACCAAAGCCTATGCGGGTGTACGAGTTTGATTTTTGGAGTGTGGTGAAAGTTCAAGTTAGCCAATTTCGGTGCGCGAGTTGTTGTTCTAGTGGTTTGCAGTGGGGACTATCAGTAAGTACTCGAGTAAATGGGTAGATGGCTACAACGCTATACGCAATCGGAAGATTTAGATTTAAGATTTTAGATTTAGTGAGTAgtgtgtggtggtggtgctagTGTGTTCTTGgattggtgtttttttttttttgattggttGGTAGTTCGAGATGTTTGGTTGTAATTtaggtttttgtttaaatcGCACACACCTGCATTCACTAACAAACTAGCAGAGTTCATGAGCAACAATGAGTTGGGATCGAGATCGAGAAAACGGTGGGGGTTAGTAGAGATCGCATATTGCTGCTGCCGGCCACGCCCAGTCGCGTTCGCGCGGAAGGATGCAGAGTTGAAGGATGAGGCTGAGGCAAATGATGACTGGAGGTATTTCTTAGTTGCCGCAGTTTGCAGGCCGAGTGTGGACTGGCGCAGGTGGTGcaggtggttgggtggtggtTGCTGTGGTGCTGTGCTGCCATAAACCGACCAACTGCTAATCTGTGACATGCTCTTACTGGTGGAGTCCCGCTGCCCTCCGGCTCCGCTGGCCAGCGGCCGGAAGCTGGTCGATATGCCGCCTCCCAGCGAGTACTTTCCGCGTTCCCGCTGCCCACCTCCTCCGGCCAGGTGTGTCATGCTGCGGGACATTATGCCGGCGGCACTGGAGCTGCCGCTTCCGGCGCTACCCGCCCGCCGTGCACGGGCGCTGGACCCCGCACCGCGTCGCCCCCCTCCTCCGCCCAGCGAGGCGGTCTCGTCCAGCATCTCCAGCTCCCGCTCGCGGCGTTCCCGCTCCAGAATCGCCCGCATGTGCTCCCCATTCCGGCGTATCGGCTGCGCCAGCTGGTCCAAGCGGTTCATCGAGTAGGCCCGTCCTGCGGTTCAGTTGAAAGTTGAAATTGGTTTCGTGAATCTTTTTTTTGAGCCTGGCTCTGGCTGCGGATCCTTAGGGAGCTACGCTTAACTACTCACGGTTGCGTTCGAAATAATATTCGAGGACTTTGAAAAATACACTTAATTATATTGATTATCATATGAAAATCAGTAAGATAGAAAAAGTACTGGTaaaacaattataaaataataagatGTCGTTATATTTCAGAAGCAAATTGACTTGACTATTTCGAACGCAACTGCAATCACAGGAAAACTTCACAAAAAGATGTGGACAAACTGGGCTACAAAATGGTGTGTACAAGGTGTGTTTTGAAAGAAGGTGTGTTCAGGTGGCTGGTGTGTTTTTTTACAGTGTGTTTCAATCAAGTGCGTGGAATAAAGTTCTGGTGTTTTCGGGTGCCTGGAAGAGAAGGTGTTCCATATTTTCTCACTATATCGCTGCCGAAGCGGCAAAGAACCCGGGTATCGACAGTAAAAAGTCAGGGGCTAGGGGCAACTCTTGGTCCGGAATGGGCtaaaccaaaagaaaacacaacTAATCGGATGGAGGGATGTCGAATGAAGAGCTGATGATGCGTAGCTAGACGATGAAGCTGATCGCTGGATGAGCATGATTCTGATAGCAATGGGAGTGTGTTGGTTGGATGGGCTAGAGGATCGGTTGGCTGGGTCTTACCTGGGGTTCTGGCCGGCGTGGAGCTCAGGGAGCCTCGCGAACCATAATGCCCGTCTCGGGGGCTGGGTATTGTCGGCATGAGGTCCGTTTTCCTGCGGTAAACGCTTCGGAACACCATGGGTGATGAGTCAACGCTATCTTCTGCAATATTCGGGTTTtgtgttgttggtttttgttttgtacatgattttggattttgatATTCGATTTTAAGATGCAACTGCCGAAATGATTCACTTGCGATTTCGGCCTCAAAACTATATATGAAAAAACTTAATTTCTAGGAACGATAGAAACCAAAAGCGAAATAGCTAAAACTCAAGTGTTTACACTGGGATTAGCTAATCttagtttaatatttaaagcgAATTGTAGAACATTAATTGTTAATCAAATGTCAGCCAGTGTAAACACTTTGGGTACAAAATAACCATGCTGTTGGGGATCTACGTTGAATTCTTTACAGACGGTCGACGCTGCTTTCGAGGGGTTAGCTTCAACGAAGAGCGCTTGGGATCTGTACAATCTGGGGTAATCTGGCGTAAAAACATCATGCAAAACTGAGGAGCTCAAGACATGCCATTGATTTGGGTTACGGGGGTAAGAGACAACGAGAGTTACGAGCTTACGGCGGGGTTACGAATATAGGGTTAGGTTTGGCATTTGGGGTTacggcaaaacaaaaacaaaaaaaacggagTCAGAACGAGAGGGGTTAAGAACGAGGAGGAGCTGAGAAGAGTAGAAGAACCCTCACCCTTACGATACGAGTTATGGTTGTTAAAGTTGTTGTGGCCTGCAGTTGTggtgcttgttgttgctgtggttgttgtgaGATTTGTAGGTCTGTGCGCGTTGGCTGTTTGTTTGGAAGTGGGCGGCGGATTGGGATTGGCCGGCCCATCGATATTTATCTCGCTGCCGGCGATGGAGAGCGAGAATCGCTTGGGCGGCTCGTCATTGGAATAGCCCCAATTGAACACCTCGTACATGGAGGAAGACTTGCGTCGGTGATCTGTGTGGATTCGGTAGTTTTTTCGAATTTGTTTCAAATATAGAAGTGAACGTTACAGAGGTGTGAttgctgtttgcttttggGTGCAAATCATATTGGAAAACAAATgtaagataaaaaaaaaaaatcgtaaaaGGGAGCAAAAGTGATCGTGCCGTGTGAGAAGTCTGTGGGTGCTAGGGGTTTGTATCTATATATACAATACAAGTAATTCACATGTACACCAACTGGGCACAGTGGGAGATAACATAGTTAGAGGGTTATAGAAATCTCCGGTTTGCGGGGACACATGTAAACAATAACTGGGACTTGTCAATTACAAGATTTACGAGTGTCTAAGGTAACGATAACGATAACTGCAAAGTAAAATTTAATCTCATTATGTGTATCTGGTGTCTCAGCGAGTGTGGAGTGTtcaagagtgtgtgtgtgtatagtATATCTGTTTCGGGGGTGATTCAAGTGCCGCCGGGGGCATCGCGACTCACCATCTTGTCGGTCCGTCGATGAGGAGGCACGCTTCTTAGCACCACTGTCGGCAAGTTCACGCTCTGAACTTCGACGTGTGAGCGAGGCGCCCGCTACGTTCGATATAGATGTGGACCTGCAAGGGAAACTTCTGTTTAGTACTCTTAATCAAAGATTTTAGCCAAACATATAAGCTTTCTACGTAGTTATAAAACAATTAAGTATTTGCAATCTTGTGAATTGTGCAATTGTTTTCTTTCGCAAAAATTGATTGGCTCCTAGTTAACGATATTTACTTTAGCCAGTTATTTGCTTTCATTTCGGGTGTATACTAAGTCaataataatatgaataaTGATTTAAACTAATTGGCAAACAATTTCGCcattgaaagttcaagaactgataaaaataattaagtaatgAAATGTCTAGGCTCTAATTTAGCATGTCAATCAGATTATAGCGATAATTAGTCATGTGCAGCACAGAGCACATACGAAATCGGCCAGAATACTAGTCTAGATAGCCATGAATGGCAGTACATTAGTGTGCGTTCTGTGTGAGCTTTTGGCTTTGTGGTCAGATAACTTTCATTCGGATCTCACCTCCGCTGACCCCAAAAGGTACTGGGCGATACCAGACCATAATCCGCGGGCACATCCAGCAGGCGGGGAGTCGAGGAGCCAAAAGCGAAGCCGTTGGAGTTTTTGTCCCGCTTTCTGAATTCTATCCGGGATTCGCGTTCCTGTAGGAGAA from Drosophila yakuba strain Tai18E2 chromosome 3L, Prin_Dyak_Tai18E2_2.1, whole genome shotgun sequence carries:
- the LOC6532908 gene encoding ensconsin isoform X2, which produces MASLGGQHGNISTNPEVENTAKRPESREGSAERKAHAFAPAKISGCSAGATLHWFAQVGGQISASEDDSQASKDREEKLKYARDRQNEERHRKIEELRAQAEAAQRYREQKEEERRRRIEEIRTRDTEKRHQVEERKKAIFEAEKERREYILKKNQERESRIEFRKRDKNSNGFAFGSSTPRLLDVPADYGLVSPSTFWGQRRSTSISNVAGASLTRRSSERELADSGAKKRASSSTDRQDDHRRKSSSMYEVFNWGYSNDEPPKRFSLSIAGSEINIDGPANPNPPPTSKQTANAHRPTNLTTTTATTSTTTAGHNNFNNHNSYRKEDSVDSSPMVFRSVYRRKTDLMPTIPSPRDGHYGSRGSLSSTPARTPGRAYSMNRLDQLAQPIRRNGEHMRAILERERRERELEMLDETASLGGGGGRRGAGSSARARRAGSAGSGSSSAAGIMSRSMTHLAGGGGQRERGKYSLGGGISTSFRPLASGAGGQRDSTSSRSGNATPGGHFNSSRPGSAMSTSTNMSTSGMVPRRPATAPRKPRPASIAGTGMSLEEINKLKRDQKPPVKTTAASPSAQTTPKRTANLMSTSLIVTSSSSRLSSAEKKTPSKREPPVPKAASASKALPSRTASSERISRLTKEPKTKDTSAMTRSMIVTSSSTSTITKAAPAPAAPVSAPVPEQNGVAKEVEKTPADEPVPEAEVPTEAPVAVPSVSKAEKEALNTEKTEEVARQEEEQTLVEESVPEALVTSVNVEEKSDEGTEKEVSKPQEQAVPKKPSRSKENSEVRELTPPEGADLMTASMMAKKITTEEEAKAALAERRRLAREEAERQAELERQRLEAERLAEIKAQEEEAERQRLFEEESTRLAEEQRRGEEERLRKAIEEAQQREEEEKRRREDEEKQRVEREEAEKKAKEEAEKQRVEVAERLKREEKEREERRKRVEAIMLRTRKGGAATTPSKDANDKAAPAAPAPENNSSSNSSVTGSSNNSAEGSPSTVDSTPAPTAPVTVQEPPNNQAMYEQSVLDKENSLINSFSTMIIDENAKNLQQVSNGKLLVDFEGTNAVPAVANGNGHIENVNNKNDINLLQDVVAPVATQLIDLSIESQDLHLNNNNSLLTSTAATTTLVTADSHENKDISLL
- the LOC6532908 gene encoding ensconsin isoform X5; the protein is MASLGGQHGNISTNPEVENTAKRPESREGSAERKDREEKLKYARDRQNEERHRKIEELRAQAEAAQRYREQKEEERRRRIEEIRTRDTEKRHQVEERKKAIFEAEKERREYILKKNQERESRIEFRKRDKNSNGFAFGSSTPRLLDVPADYGLVSPSTFWGQRRSTSISNVAGASLTRRSSERELADSGAKKRASSSTDRQDDHRRKSSSMYEVFNWGYSNDEPPKRFSLSIAGSEINIDGPANPNPPPTSKQTANAHRPTNLTTTTATTSTTTAGHNNFNNHNSYRKEDSVDSSPMVFRSVYRRKTDLMPTIPSPRDGHYGSRGSLSSTPARTPGRAYSMNRLDQLAQPIRRNGEHMRAILERERRERELEMLDETASLGGGGGRRGAGSSARARRAGSAGSGSSSAAGIMSRSMTHLAGGGGQRERGKYSLGGGISTSFRPLASGAGGQRDSTSSRSGNATPGGHFNSSRPGSAMSTSTNMSTSGMVPRRPATAPRKPRPASIAGTGMSLEEINKLKRDQKPPVKTTAASPSAQTTPKRTANLMSTSLIVTSSSSRLSSAEKKTPSKREPPVPKAASASKALPSRTASSERISRLTKEPKTKDTSAMTRSMIVTSSSTSTITKAAPAPAAPVSAPVPEQNGVAKEVEKTPADEPVPEAEVPTEAPVAVPSVSKAEKEALNTEKTEEVARQEEEQTLVEESVPEALVTSVNVEEKSDEGTEKEVSKPQEQAVPKKPSRSKENSEVRELTPPEGADLMTASMMAKKITTEEEAKAALAERRRLAREEAERQAELERQRLEAERLAEIKAQEEEAERQRLFEEESTRLAEEQRRGEEERLRKAIEEAQQREEEEKRRREDEEKQRVEREEAEKKAKEEAEKQRVEVAERLKREEKEREERRKRVEAIMLRTRKGGAATTPSKDANDKAAPAAPAPENNSSSNSSVTGSSNNSAEGSPSTVDSTPAPTAPVTVQEPPNNQAMYEQSVLDKENSLINSFSTMIIDENAKNLQQVSNGKLLVDFEGTNAVPAVANGNGHIENVNNKNDINLLQDVVAPVATQLIDLSIESQDLHLNNNNSLLTSTAATTTLVTADSHENKDISLL
- the LOC6532908 gene encoding ensconsin isoform X15 — protein: MASLGGQHGNISTNPEVENTAKRPESREGSAERKASKDREEKLKYARDRQNEERHRKIEELRAQAEAAQRYREQKEEERRRRIEEIRTRDTEKRHQVEERKKAIFEAEKERREYILKKNQERESRIEFRKRDKNSNGFAFGSSTPRLLDVPADYGLVSPSTFWGQRRSTSISNVAGASLTRRSSERELADSGAKKRASSSTDRQDGSRSGNATPGGHFNSSRPGSAMSTSTNMSTSGMVPRRPATAPRKPRPASIAGTGMSLEEINKLKRDQKPPVKTTAASPSAQTTPKRTANLMSTSLIVTSSSSRLSSAEKKTPSKREPPVPKAASASKALPSRTASSERISRLTKEPKTKDTSAMTRSMIVTSSSTSTITKAAPAPAAPVSAPVPEQNGVAKEVEKTPADEPVPEAEVPTEAPVAVPSVSKAEKEALNTEKTEEVARQEEEQTLVEESVPEALVTSVNVEEKSDEGTEKEVSKPQEQAVPKKPSRSKENSEVRELTPPEGADLMTASMMAKKITTEEEAKAALAERRRLAREEAERQAELERQRLEAERLAEIKAQEEEAERQRLFEEESTRLAEEQRRGEEERLRKAIEEAQQREEEEKRRREDEEKQRVEREEAEKKAKEEAEKQRVEVAERLKREEKEREERRKRVEAIMLRTRKGGAATTPSKDANDKAAPAAPAPENNSSSNSSVTGSSNNSAEGSPSTVDSTPAPTAPVTVQEPPNNQAMYEQSVLDKENSLINSFSTMIIDENAKNLQQVSNGKLLVDFEGTNAVPAVANGNGHIENVNNKNDINLLQDVVAPVATQLIDLSIESQDLHLNNNNSLLTSTAATTTLVTADSHENKDISLL
- the LOC6532908 gene encoding ensconsin isoform X16, which produces MASLGGQHGNISTNPEVENTAKRPESREGSAERKDREEKLKYARDRQNEERHRKIEELRAQAEAAQRYREQKEEERRRRIEEIRTRDTEKRHQVEERKKAIFEAEKERREYILKKNQERESRIEFRKRDKNSNGFAFGSSTPRLLDVPADYGLVSPSTFWGQRRSTSISNVAGASLTRRSSERELADSGAKKRASSSTDRQDGSRSGNATPGGHFNSSRPGSAMSTSTNMSTSGMVPRRPATAPRKPRPASIAGTGMSLEEINKLKRDQKPPVKTTAASPSAQTTPKRTANLMSTSLIVTSSSSRLSSAEKKTPSKREPPVPKAASASKALPSRTASSERISRLTKEPKTKDTSAMTRSMIVTSSSTSTITKAAPAPAAPVSAPVPEQNGVAKEVEKTPADEPVPEAEVPTEAPVAVPSVSKAEKEALNTEKTEEVARQEEEQTLVEESVPEALVTSVNVEEKSDEGTEKEVSKPQEQAVPKKPSRSKENSEVRELTPPEGADLMTASMMAKKITTEEEAKAALAERRRLAREEAERQAELERQRLEAERLAEIKAQEEEAERQRLFEEESTRLAEEQRRGEEERLRKAIEEAQQREEEEKRRREDEEKQRVEREEAEKKAKEEAEKQRVEVAERLKREEKEREERRKRVEAIMLRTRKGGAATTPSKDANDKAAPAAPAPENNSSSNSSVTGSSNNSAEGSPSTVDSTPAPTAPVTVQEPPNNQAMYEQSVLDKENSLINSFSTMIIDENAKNLQQVSNGKLLVDFEGTNAVPAVANGNGHIENVNNKNDINLLQDVVAPVATQLIDLSIESQDLHLNNNNSLLTSTAATTTLVTADSHENKDISLL